A single region of the Vibrio cyclitrophicus genome encodes:
- a CDS encoding pentapeptide repeat-containing protein, with the protein MNTYTLQELDSVFEQHKLWLESQGGERAQLRNADLSNLVLQNIDLRCANLIRTDFSGADLSGSNMSEADITYANFSHANLNNTNFRDADLRNANMSHAKMLNVDLLRADLFRTDFSNAQINDSAFKRIDTSSTIIELRDPTQQCLSGK; encoded by the coding sequence ATGAATACCTATACTCTACAAGAGCTAGACTCTGTTTTTGAGCAACACAAACTCTGGCTAGAAAGCCAGGGCGGAGAACGTGCACAATTGCGTAATGCCGACCTTAGTAACCTAGTACTTCAAAACATCGACCTGCGTTGCGCCAACCTGATACGCACCGATTTTAGTGGCGCCGATTTATCGGGCTCCAACATGAGTGAAGCTGACATCACCTATGCGAATTTCAGCCACGCGAACCTCAACAATACAAACTTCCGTGATGCTGACTTACGAAACGCAAACATGAGTCACGCTAAAATGCTCAACGTCGATTTACTGCGCGCCGATTTATTTCGTACCGATTTCAGCAATGCCCAAATCAATGACTCTGCTTTTAAACGAATTGACACAAGCAGTACCATTATTGAGTTGCGAGACCCTACCCAACAATGCCTCTCAGGTAAATAG
- a CDS encoding helix-turn-helix transcriptional regulator, with protein MMDEKYIDSLKALSEPNRLRLFWLFLHVDECMAVAEAIDIIGETQYNVSRNLKMLYKAGLLNHNKKGKWVFYTLKEQTAPHCKALVDSVRYLPEDDFQEVVKRCQIRLSMRVDGDCVIGPSSEIWQSKIN; from the coding sequence ATGATGGATGAAAAATACATTGATTCGCTAAAAGCCTTATCAGAACCTAATCGGCTGAGATTGTTCTGGTTGTTCCTGCATGTGGATGAATGCATGGCCGTCGCTGAAGCAATCGACATCATTGGTGAAACCCAATACAACGTATCTCGCAACCTCAAAATGCTCTACAAAGCTGGCCTGCTCAACCACAATAAGAAAGGAAAGTGGGTGTTTTACACCTTGAAAGAACAAACCGCACCTCACTGCAAAGCTTTGGTCGACTCCGTTCGTTACTTGCCAGAAGATGATTTCCAAGAAGTGGTTAAACGTTGTCAAATTCGCTTATCAATGAGAGTTGATGGTGACTGTGTTATCGGTCCAAGCAGCGAAATATGGCAGAGCAAAATTAACTAA